One region of Daphnia pulicaria isolate SC F1-1A chromosome 7, SC_F0-13Bv2, whole genome shotgun sequence genomic DNA includes:
- the LOC124348439 gene encoding E3 ubiquitin-protein ligase LRSAM1-like: MGNSSSKSSAKKISTQSGQLVNFIEHSQMETEQSLAALAQQKERRRTELLAFEEQQAKRLAEEAQLKNFSQANHNKFLKHITESQKEVESRLAEIHQQQEASRQKFSEQLYKTEAEMEASIVYVLKNIQAHRDQIQLQDLVKAEENQCHCLLALKLEEFKNLRKEDILNAMKTQLEQDISSQKTMLNKTLFNVVQMEDEVKNRQIDQILQHRQKDQAALVMSLLEEESWQYQAFSSLLSQRDRRTTQLSEDIRAVVDKLNQLTAWELQRKSRQIDITNNLLSENRIQLADLLSQLIEQQQLRRKDLKHLLEEMEVQRQNQAADYWLVQYQRLIDNMPDNIQHAQQYLPSAPSSVLDDEEVASAPLMEVFMETNCVICLDSSCQVIFLSCGHLCCCSRCGNKLNQCPMCRATIAKRLQVHS, from the exons ATGGGTAACTCATCTTCCAAATCCAGTGCCAAAAAAATATCCACACAAAGTGGCCAGTTGGTTAACTTCATTGAACACTCTCAGATGGAGACTGAG CAAAGTCTAGCAGCTCTAGCACAGCAGAAG gaaagaagaagaacggaaTTACTGGCTTTTGAAGAACAACAGGCAAAACGGTTGGCAGAAGAAGCCCAACTTAAAAATTTCTCTCAAGCAAATCATAATAAG ttTCTGAAGCATATTACTGAAAGccaaaaagaagttgaaagtCGACTTGCAGAGATTCATCAGCAACAGGAAGCATCAAGGCAAAAGTTTTCAGAACAGCTTTATAAAACTGAAGCTGAAATGGAAGCCAGTATTGTTtatgtattaaaaaatatccaGGCCCACAGAGATCAGATACAACTTCAGGATCTAGTAAAAGCAGAAGAAAATCAATGTCATTGCCTACTGGCCCTCAAGTTAGAAGAATTCAAGAATCTTAGAAAAGAAGATATTTTGA ATGCTATGAAAACCCAGCTTGAACAAGACATATCCAGTCAGAAAACAATGTTGAATAAAACCCTATTCAATGTGGTGCAAATGGA GGATGAAGTAAAAAATCGTCAGATTGACCAAATTTTGCAGCATCGGCAAAAAGACCAAGCTGCTCTAGTCATGTCGTTATTAGAAGAAGAATCTTGGCAGTACCAAGCATTTTCGTCATTGTTATCCCAGCGTGATCGGCGGACCACCCAGCTTAGCGAAGATATTCGAGCCGTAGTAGATAAACTTAATCAgcttaccgcttgggaattaCAGCGCAAAAGCAGGCAAATCGACATTACTAAC AACTTGCTCTCGGAAAATCGTATACAACTGGCTGACTTGCTTTCCCAGTTAATAGAGCAACAGCAGCTGCGTCGTAAAGATCTAAAACACCTCTTGGAAGAAATGGAAGTCCAGCGACAGAACCAAGCGGCCGACTATTGGCTTGTCCAGTATCAGCGTCTAATCGATAACATGCCTGATAATATTCAACATGCACAACAGTATCTTCCAAGTGCGCCTTCCTCTGTACTCGATGATGAGGAGGTGGCATCCGCTCCTCTGATGGAAGTTTTTATGGAAACTAATTGCGTCATATGCTTGGACAGTTCA TGCCAAGTTATATTCCTTTCTTGTGGACACTTATGTTGTTGTTCTCGATGTGGCAACAAgttaaatcaatgcccaatgtGCCGGGCAACCATCGCTAAACGACTGCAGGTTCACTCATAA
- the LOC124348440 gene encoding DNA polymerase epsilon subunit 3-like isoform X2, which produces MAERPEDLNLPNSIVARIIKESLPEGVNVSKEARTAIAKAASVFVLYCTSCSNNLAMKANRKIISGPDVLGAMADMEFERFIEPLQASLEVYKKAQKERKEAMAKRKQEKSDKKPEDIEEGSDEGGENDNGNDNENDNENEKENEDEEVDE; this is translated from the exons ATGGCAGAACGACCTGAAGACTTAAACCTTCCCAACTCAATAGTAGCAAGAATCATAAAAGAATCCTTGCCAGAAGGTGTTAATGTGTCTAAAGAGGCTAGAACCGCCATTGCTAAAGCTGCTTCTGTATTTGTTCTCTATTGCACATCATGCTCTAACAATCTGGCTATGAAAGCTAACAGAAAG ATCATCAGTGGCCCGGATGTCCTGGGAGCAATGGCTGACATGGAATTCGAAAGATTTATTGAACCACTACAGGCTTCTCTTGAAg tGTACAAGAAAGCACAGAAGGAACGCAAAGAAGCTATGGCTAAACGGAAACAGGAAAAATCCGACAAAAAACCGGAAGATATTGAAGAAGGATCAGATGAAGGTGGAGAAAATGATAATGGAAATGATAATGAAAATGACAATGAAA atgaaaaggagaATGAGGATGAAGAAGTGGATGAatga
- the LOC124348440 gene encoding DNA polymerase epsilon subunit 3-like isoform X1, protein MAERPEDLNLPNSIVARIIKESLPEGVNVSKEARTAIAKAASVFVLYCTSCSNNLAMKANRKIISGPDVLGAMADMEFERFIEPLQASLEVYKKAQKERKEAMAKRKQEKSDKKPEDIEEGSDEGGENDNGNDNENDNENDNENDNENDNENEKENEDEEVDE, encoded by the exons ATGGCAGAACGACCTGAAGACTTAAACCTTCCCAACTCAATAGTAGCAAGAATCATAAAAGAATCCTTGCCAGAAGGTGTTAATGTGTCTAAAGAGGCTAGAACCGCCATTGCTAAAGCTGCTTCTGTATTTGTTCTCTATTGCACATCATGCTCTAACAATCTGGCTATGAAAGCTAACAGAAAG ATCATCAGTGGCCCGGATGTCCTGGGAGCAATGGCTGACATGGAATTCGAAAGATTTATTGAACCACTACAGGCTTCTCTTGAAg tGTACAAGAAAGCACAGAAGGAACGCAAAGAAGCTATGGCTAAACGGAAACAGGAAAAATCCGACAAAAAACCGGAAGATATTGAAGAAGGATCAGATGAAGGTGGAGAAAATGATAATGGAAATGATAATGAAAATGACAATGAAAATGATAATGAAAATGATAATGAAAATgataatgaaaatgaaaaggagaATGAGGATGAAGAAGTGGATGAatga